The Kluyveromyces lactis strain NRRL Y-1140 chromosome B complete sequence genome contains a region encoding:
- the DOT1 gene encoding histone methyltransferase DOT1 (similar to uniprot|Q04089 YDR440W Saccharomyces cerevisiae DOT1 Nucleosomal histone H3-Lys79 methylase) encodes MSTEATSSDASVFSNMHSVDSTRDNTRDNTRDNTPMNEGDTQGKRMTKSTMALIEESMKYDMRSEYFLPMTFLRERRKPARVESDEEDKLAEVKSKRRVSKKDQVKADIHSTKIKKTGRPSNVKAGAKNTSKVTKQRSTKSQVSGKKRARSISDGKVSSIDASRSLKASKKKHSSHADSLFLSNIEENVNPRPSFFNTTLIANPSSFTNKLTSSKMFVDDEEVTSLKGMKYILFPGVEEEYLICSKVQKFGYNPLPEIGQSIESAVLLYFPNTYKTKGQELVRSLNDAFERSDDQSFEKIVLKYNDLISTIPRDLIVKNLSSNPDVPVSFVHFLLHTCYTRAIYPHARKLKKYTSFSNFVYGELMPDFLTIVFKKCGLNSNSIFMDLGSGVGNCVIQASLEFGCKLSFGCEIMDSASDMAELQLKELKSRCDLWGINLPPIDFSLRKSFVDNERVRELIPQCDVILINNFIFDAPLNKEVEKVVQGLKAGSKIISLKSIRPPGYSINYDDMDNIFNRLHVESFKLPENSVSWTYRSVGDYYISTVLDAIDESIFCPPILGRIRKKESIKYTR; translated from the coding sequence ATGTCAACTGAGGCCACGAGCTCTGATGCATCGGTGTTCTCCAATATGCATTCGGTGGATAGCACAAGGGATAATACAAGGGATAATACAAGGGATAATACACCCATGAATGAAGGTGACACTCAAGGTAAGCGTATGACGAAGAGTACTATGGCTTTAATTGAAGAGTCTATGAAGTATGATATGCGCAGTGAGTATTTTCTTCCCATGACATTTCTAAGAGAACGTCGGAAACCTGCAAGAGTTGAGAGCGACGAGGAAGATAAACTAGCGGAAGTAAAATCGAAAAGGCGCGTTTCGAAGAAGGACCAGGTCAAGGCGGATATTCATTCGACGAAAATTAAGAAAACTGGCCGCCCTTCCAATGTCAAAGCTGGAGCGAAGAACACTTCCAAAGTTACCAAGCAGAGGTCGACCAAATCGCAAGTTTCAGGCAAAAAAAGAGCCAGATCCATCTCTGATGGGAAAGTGTCATCCATAGATGCGAGCCGCAGTCTCAAAGCCtccaagaagaaacatAGCAGTCATGCTGACTCTCTGTTCCTTTCGAATATTGAGGAGAATGTAAATCCTAGACCATCTTTTTTCAACACGACCCTAATTGCGAACCCTTCCAGTTTTACTAATAAACTTACCTCTTCTAAAATGTTTGTTGACGACGAGGAGGTTACAAGCTTAAAAGGAATGAAATATATCCTCTTTCCTGGagtggaagaagaatactTAATATGTTCAAAAGTACAAAAATTCGGCTATAATCCACTACCAGAAATTGGGCAAAGTATAGAATCTGCTGTTCTTCTGTACTTTCCGAATACATATAAAACAAAGGGACAAGAGTTAGTACGATCATTGAACGACGCTTTCGAAAGATCAGATGATCAGTCTTTCGAAAAAATTGTACTTAAATATAATGACTTAATTTCAACTATTCCGCGGGATCTTATTGTTAAGaatttatcatcaaatccCGATGTTCCTGTCTCTTTCGTTCATTTCCTTTTGCATACATGTTATACAAGAGCCATTTATCCACATGCaaggaaattgaagaagtacACAAGTTTCAGTAACTTTGTATATGGTGAATTGATGCCTGATTTCCTCACTATTGTCTTTAAAAAATGCGGACTGAATTCCAATAGCATATTTATGGATCTTGGTTCTGGTGTAGGAAATTGCGTTATACAGGCGTCTCTTGAGTTCGGTTGTAAATTAAGCTTTGGTTGCGAAATAATGGATTCTGCAAGTGACATGGCGGAATTGCAGCtcaaagagttgaaaaGTAGATGTGATCTATGGGGTATAAATCTGCCGCCAATTGATTTTTCCTTGAGGAAAAGCTTCGTGGATAATGAACGAGTTCGTGAATTAATACCTCAATGTGATGTTATCTTAATCAACAACTTTATTTTCGATGCTcctttgaacaaagaagtAGAAAAGGTTGTACAAGGCCTCAAGGCCGGGTCCAagataatttctttgaaaagcATACGACCTCCTGGTTACAGTATAAATTACGATGACATGGACAATATCTTCAACCGATTACATGTAGAGTCATTCAAGCTCCCTGAAAACAGTGTTTCATGGACCTACAGAAGTGTTGGTGATTATTATATCAGTACTGTATTGGATGCAATTGATGAGTCGATTTTCTGTCCTCCGATTTTAGGTAGGattagaaaaaaagaatcaatCAAGTATACCAGATAG
- the APT2 gene encoding adenine phosphoribosyltransferase APT2 (similar to uniprot|P49435 YML022W Saccharomyces cerevisiae APT1 Adenine phosphoribosyltransferase) has product MSITEYATELKGALRQYPNFPQEGILFEDFLPIFRDPQLFKKLIESFKLHLQEKFTGKKIDYVIGLEARGFLFGPALALALDAGFVPVRKQGKLAGEVVHAVYAKEYGEDVFEIQADSIPEHSNVVIVDDIIATGGSAKAAGDLALQLNANILEFCFVMELDFLKGTQKLQAPSFTLLSGQEEALSK; this is encoded by the coding sequence ATGTCTATCACTGAATATGCTACTGAGTTGAAAGGTGCTTTGCGTCAGTACCCAAACTTCCCACAAGAGGGTATCCTATTCGAAGATTTCTTACCAATTTTCAGAGACCctcaattgttcaagaaattgattgaatCCTTCAAGCTTCACCTGCAAGAGAAATTCACAGGCAAGAAGATCGACTATGTCATTGGCTTAGAAGCCCGGGGGTTTCTATTTGGCCCAGCCCTAGCTCTGGCTCTTGATGCTGGTTTTGTACCGGTGAGAAAGCAAGGTAAGCTTGCTGGTGAAGTTGTACACGCAGTTTATGCTAAGGAGTACGGTGAAGATGTTTTCGAAATCCAGGCTGATTCTATCCCTGAACATTCAAACGTCGTTATTGTCGATGATATCATTGCCACCGGTGGCTCCGCAAAAGCAGCCGGTGACTTGGCTTTGCAGTTGAATGCAAACATCTTGGAGTTCTGTTTCGTTATGGAGTTGGATTTCTTGAAAGGTACTCAAAAACTACAGGCACCATCTTTTACTTTGTTAAGTGGTCAGGAAGAGgctttatcaaaatga